Proteins encoded together in one Calditrichota bacterium window:
- a CDS encoding S8 family serine peptidase, producing MSKWSRVFLVMLLGIWGTSALAAEFSPALEYELDKASAKDKISAIVILESPIDIMTLDFSLHARNATLAERHREVIEALKYNAEQTQPAFRSELDELQNSGDLTGYTAYWIENLFVIHASKDFIESLRTRGDVKYVSENFRPELIEPIINEGREPRRNPLDTESTTPGQDAIRATEVNRVLGITGQGVLVANCDTGVDGTHPALASRWRGTVAPAAECWRDALGGGTTFPSDGNGHGTHVMGTITGREISGVDTNTVGSAPNAMWIADNAINQGVSSDFDNDIIDAYQWFADPDGNINTMDDVPDVIQNSWGVFTGLGYAQCYDFWNTVVTNCEAAGPVITWSAGNEGTSGLRSPAIYSLNAYQIFSVGAVDATNYSAPYPLASFSSQGPTPCTPASPDNIKPEICAPGVDVYSSIPGGGYSGSYSGTSMAGPHIAGVVALMREACPNCDHITIKDAIMNTAHDYGTGGDDNQYGHGFVDAYDAVVAVSSLGRVNGIVRESGTNNPIPGARVGITSGPNFVLTAADGSFSLPLTDGTYNVECSSFGYITQTANNVVVITDQITTQDFTLPLAAQGTVSGTVTDCNGNPAVGATVEMLNTPVTPATTNGSGFYSITLPQGTYDMRASAAGCGPHQVDNVVIGATATQNFTLPSDPRYDCSSPDGYGYTMCEDVDLDGQPFNWQAITPLEGGSGTSVLTSVDDGYTAALSFPFPFQFYGTAYTTYFIGSNGFVTFGSGSSDYSNECFPATSNPAGLYPNWDDMTTYTGEVAYYYDTVNHWLVISFYQISHFSGGGQSSFQIIIYDQGFYSSATGDNHILFQYDDPTTQTTASTVGIKTASGDYSQYVCDGTADPNSWGQEAGRTVYFSTGPGCDGEGNIVVTPASLNGAAPLGGTDTGSIQICNTGICPLTWGVNWSQSTPALALSGYNPGTVVMTKEQIAMIDAINHGEKIDISVREPGQSPLDAQGGPDTFGYRWIDSDEPGGPAYSWVEINTIGTNIGITGDDQAVNIALPFTFSYYGLDYNSVNVCSNGFMNFGSLATNFTNATIPSASAPLGMIAPFWDDLDLRTGGAVYSYYDAANNRFIIEWDAVPHYSGSTGDVYTFQVILNANGRILIQYATQILGTYGLIDCTIGIQNESGLDGLQVVYNAAYLHDNMAIEFRANPIWLEVTPPSGGILDPGFCTNVDVTFDAADLPSGTYTGNLVVNSSDPDNSTQLVPVSFVVGQYTDPTGLTIYYWPGTNELHFEWLDDGAPYYELYSSTVSEGPFLTIEGGTSSTSLNLPFDNTQRKFYYLVARDVPAAASSSKPSAKTAK from the coding sequence ATGAGCAAATGGTCCCGGGTATTTTTAGTTATGTTGCTGGGAATCTGGGGTACCAGCGCGCTGGCGGCGGAATTTTCTCCGGCGCTTGAGTATGAACTGGACAAGGCTTCAGCCAAAGACAAAATTAGCGCAATTGTCATTTTGGAGAGCCCGATTGACATCATGACACTGGATTTCTCGCTGCACGCTCGAAATGCGACTCTTGCTGAGCGTCACCGGGAAGTCATCGAAGCTCTGAAGTACAATGCGGAGCAGACACAGCCTGCCTTTCGCAGCGAGCTGGACGAACTTCAGAACAGCGGCGATCTGACAGGCTACACGGCCTACTGGATTGAAAATCTGTTTGTCATTCACGCGAGCAAGGATTTTATTGAATCGTTGCGGACTCGCGGAGACGTCAAGTATGTGTCGGAAAATTTCCGTCCCGAGTTGATCGAGCCGATTATTAACGAGGGTCGCGAACCCCGCCGCAATCCGCTCGATACGGAATCGACAACTCCGGGGCAGGATGCCATACGCGCGACGGAAGTAAATCGCGTCTTGGGCATCACCGGTCAGGGCGTCCTGGTCGCCAACTGCGACACCGGCGTCGACGGCACGCATCCGGCTCTGGCTTCGCGCTGGCGCGGAACGGTTGCTCCCGCGGCCGAGTGCTGGCGAGACGCCTTAGGCGGTGGTACGACTTTCCCGTCGGACGGCAACGGCCACGGTACCCACGTCATGGGAACAATTACGGGCCGCGAAATAAGCGGTGTCGATACGAACACCGTGGGTTCCGCTCCGAATGCGATGTGGATTGCCGACAATGCGATCAATCAAGGCGTCAGCAGCGATTTCGATAACGACATCATCGATGCATATCAGTGGTTCGCGGATCCCGATGGCAACATCAACACGATGGATGACGTCCCGGACGTGATTCAGAATAGCTGGGGCGTGTTTACTGGTTTGGGCTACGCCCAGTGCTACGACTTCTGGAACACCGTGGTGACCAACTGCGAAGCAGCAGGTCCCGTGATCACGTGGTCGGCGGGCAACGAAGGCACGAGCGGCTTGCGCAGCCCGGCGATTTACTCGCTGAATGCGTACCAAATCTTCTCCGTGGGTGCCGTGGACGCGACAAACTATAGCGCGCCGTATCCTTTGGCCAGTTTTTCAAGCCAAGGACCGACACCGTGCACGCCCGCGTCTCCGGACAATATCAAGCCGGAAATCTGTGCTCCCGGAGTAGACGTCTATTCGTCGATTCCCGGCGGCGGCTATTCGGGATCCTATTCCGGTACGTCCATGGCCGGACCCCACATCGCGGGCGTCGTCGCTCTAATGCGCGAGGCTTGCCCGAACTGTGATCACATCACGATTAAGGATGCGATCATGAACACCGCGCATGACTACGGTACAGGCGGCGATGACAATCAATACGGCCACGGCTTTGTCGATGCTTACGATGCGGTTGTCGCGGTTTCGAGCCTTGGTCGTGTGAACGGTATTGTTCGTGAATCGGGTACGAACAATCCGATTCCCGGTGCGCGTGTTGGCATTACCAGCGGCCCGAACTTTGTATTGACTGCGGCCGACGGATCCTTCAGCTTGCCGCTTACCGACGGCACGTATAATGTCGAGTGCTCCTCGTTTGGCTACATTACGCAAACCGCAAACAACGTGGTTGTCATCACCGATCAAATCACGACTCAAGACTTCACGCTTCCGTTGGCCGCGCAGGGAACCGTCTCAGGTACCGTCACGGACTGCAACGGCAATCCGGCGGTCGGCGCGACAGTCGAAATGCTGAACACTCCGGTGACTCCTGCCACGACAAACGGTTCGGGTTTCTACTCGATCACGTTGCCGCAGGGAACGTACGACATGCGTGCGTCCGCGGCAGGCTGCGGTCCTCATCAAGTGGACAACGTGGTGATCGGCGCGACGGCTACTCAGAACTTCACGTTGCCGAGCGATCCGCGCTACGACTGCAGCTCGCCAGACGGATACGGCTACACGATGTGCGAAGACGTGGATCTTGACGGCCAGCCGTTCAACTGGCAGGCGATTACGCCGTTGGAAGGCGGAAGCGGAACGTCCGTACTGACTTCTGTCGACGATGGATATACGGCCGCGCTTAGTTTCCCCTTCCCATTCCAGTTCTATGGAACGGCGTACACGACGTACTTCATCGGATCGAACGGCTTCGTTACCTTCGGCAGCGGTAGCTCGGATTATTCCAACGAGTGTTTCCCCGCGACCTCCAACCCGGCAGGATTGTATCCTAATTGGGACGACATGACCACTTACACGGGTGAAGTCGCCTACTATTACGACACGGTCAATCACTGGTTGGTCATTTCGTTCTATCAGATCAGCCACTTCAGCGGCGGTGGTCAATCGAGCTTCCAGATTATCATTTATGATCAAGGATTCTATTCGTCGGCCACAGGTGACAACCACATTCTGTTCCAGTATGACGATCCGACAACTCAGACCACGGCCTCCACGGTCGGTATCAAGACCGCTTCGGGTGACTATTCGCAGTACGTTTGTGACGGCACTGCGGATCCGAATTCGTGGGGTCAAGAGGCGGGACGTACGGTCTACTTCTCGACGGGCCCGGGCTGTGATGGCGAAGGCAACATCGTCGTCACTCCGGCGTCGTTGAACGGCGCTGCGCCTTTGGGCGGCACGGATACGGGCAGCATTCAGATTTGCAACACCGGTATTTGCCCGCTGACGTGGGGAGTAAACTGGAGCCAGTCGACACCCGCGCTTGCCTTGTCAGGCTACAATCCGGGAACGGTCGTGATGACTAAAGAGCAGATTGCCATGATAGATGCGATTAACCACGGCGAGAAAATTGACATCAGTGTTCGTGAACCGGGTCAATCGCCCTTGGACGCACAAGGCGGACCGGATACCTTTGGTTATCGTTGGATTGATTCCGATGAGCCCGGTGGTCCTGCTTATAGCTGGGTCGAAATCAATACGATTGGTACCAATATCGGTATCACCGGTGACGATCAGGCCGTGAACATCGCCTTGCCGTTCACGTTCTCGTACTACGGTCTCGACTACAATTCAGTAAACGTATGCTCGAATGGCTTCATGAACTTTGGTTCTCTTGCGACTAACTTCACCAATGCGACTATCCCGAGTGCATCCGCACCGTTGGGTATGATTGCTCCGTTCTGGGATGACTTGGATTTGAGAACTGGTGGCGCCGTATATTCTTACTATGATGCGGCGAACAACCGTTTCATCATCGAGTGGGATGCCGTGCCTCATTATTCGGGCAGCACCGGCGACGTGTATACGTTCCAAGTGATTCTTAATGCGAACGGTCGCATCTTGATTCAATACGCGACTCAAATCCTTGGCACCTACGGCTTGATTGATTGCACAATCGGAATTCAGAACGAATCTGGTTTGGACGGTTTGCAAGTTGTCTACAACGCCGCCTATCTGCACGACAACATGGCGATCGAATTCAGAGCGAATCCGATTTGGTTGGAAGTAACACCGCCGTCCGGTGGAATCTTGGATCCGGGTTTCTGCACAAACGTCGACGTGACGTTTGACGCGGCTGATTTGCCGTCAGGCACGTACACCGGAAACCTCGTCGTGAACAGCTCTGATCCGGACAACTCGACGCAGCTTGTTCCTGTGTCCTTTGTTGTTGGTCAATACACTGACCCGACCGGTTTGACGATCTACTATTGGCCCGGTACAAACGAACTGCATTTCGAGTGGTTGGATGACGGCGCACCCTACTACGAACTGTATTCGTCAACAGTAAGCGAAGGCCCGTTCCTAACGATTGAAGGCGGAACATCGTCGACGTCGTTGAACCTTCCGTTCGACAACACTCAGCGCAAGTTCTACTATCTTGTGGCCAGGGACGTCCCGGCCGCGGCTTCATCGTCGAAGCCGTCTGCCAAGACCGCAAAATAG